One window from the genome of Calliopsis andreniformis isolate RMS-2024a chromosome 12, iyCalAndr_principal, whole genome shotgun sequence encodes:
- the LOC143185857 gene encoding E3 ubiquitin-protein ligase RNF10: MEKNAKYAQSSSKGVPADAKKTQDVTNNKLFPRTSRRREPTGTSNFSKYDQSRKCNVQKAKNFDKRPKPKGQYHGGSKEDTKVAPAELAEPGSVVVQGSKKQNLNHLLNFHYEPRETQGGSGAWNHGKLMKSYSRHSNRWLPPVQRHKYNKEQFLQASCQFVVTANGNYSLYLTDPDTLVDWKLIEQIKLHTFENLSCPICLCPPVAGKMTRCGHVYCWPCILHYLSLSDKSWRKCPICYEAVQKSDLKSVTEITQNALGSGDIVTLRLMRREKGSLLAVPVGSTTQNPTNFFPASETLSRQVYSKLLIANVEDVMNIIEGERVQLKFELSDNPDSPESCYIEQALGELSKREEELLHGMQSKSDVSVDTATSGHGQGNDSEKTELFQQDIQDNEEIGDVSNKKDVKNVNEESQKPVENFSSGIQSTSGMQKFFYFYQADDGQHLYLHAMNVKMFEMQYGSLENSPHLIRGKLLEKESGSLTEDLRRRLRYLCHLPLTCQFEVAEIELKPPIISEEVLSSFQDQIMIRHKRRQQREREERKREKKITEEENKRMGRYPTPIVHIDSQQHFPEWQPELLFAEESVPSPPESTATSSMASSPSLSTFDEIVEKTKAAVNTTHEQGPSFAEMLRNTGTRVKSQIAWPSINSSHGKAHSNMAVQSSSRDTDEDLYVSVPSYSQNFGDALAAALEQTKLSGAKKEGGGKKKTKGKSTVLFATTMAHSS; the protein is encoded by the exons ATGGAAAAGAACGCAAAATATGCGCAGTCCTCCTCGAAGGGGGTTCCTGCTGATGCCAAAAAGACTCAAG ATGTTACAAATAATAAGCTCTTCCCGAGAACTTCGCGGCGACGCGAACCAACTGGTACTAGTAACTTCTCAAAGTATGATCAATCGAGGAAGTGTAATGTACAGAAAGCAAAAAATTTTGATAAGAGACCAAAACCTAAAGGACAATATCATGGCGGTTCAAAGGAGGATACCAAG GTAGCACCAGCAGAGTTAGCTGAGCCTGGCTCAGTAGTGGTTCAAGGAAGTAAAAAGCAGAATTTGAATCATCTGCTGAATTTTCATTACGAGCCACGCGAAACGCAAGGTGGTTCAGGTGCATGGAATCATGGAAAATTGATGAAGAGTTATTCACGCCACAGTAATAGATGGCTTCCACCAGTACaacgacataagtacaacaaagaacagtttttacaagcCAG CTGCCAATTTGTTGTAACTGCCAATGGGAATTATTCACTATATctgactgatcctgatactttagttgaTTGGAAATTAATCGAGCAAATT AAACTTCACACTTTTGAAAACTTGTCTTGTCCAATTTGCTTGTGTCCACCAGTAGCTGGAAAAATGACACGCTGTGGTCATGTTTATTGTTGGCCCTGTATTCTTCATTATTTATCTCTCTCTGACAAATCCTGGCGTAAATGTCCCATTTGTTACGAAGCTGTCCAGAAAAGTGATTTGAAAAG TGTGACTGAAATTACGCAAAATGCGTTAGGCTCAGGAGATATTGTCACTTTACGTTTAATGCGCCGTGAAAAGGGATCATTACTCGCAGTGCCTGTTGGATCCACAACGCAGAACCCAACAAATTTTTTCCCAGCTTCCGAAACATTAAGCAGACAAGTGTATTCAAAACTCTTAATTGCAAATGTAGAAGAT GTCATGAATATTATTGAAGGTGAACGTGTTCAGCTAAAATTCGAATTATCCGATAATCCTGATTCACCAGAAAGTTGTTACATTGAACAAGCACTTGGCGAACTTTCAAAGAGAGAAGAGGAATTGTTACATGGG ATGCAGTCAAAATCAGACGTTTCTGTCGATACAGCTACTTCAGGACACGGACAAGGTAACGACAGTGAAAAAACGGAACTGTTTCAACAGGATATTCAAGATAACGAGGAAATTGGTGATGTTTCAAACAAAAAGGATGTGAAAAACGTGAATGAAGAATCACAAAAACCTGTGGAAAATTTTTCTAGTGGCATTCAGTCAACTTCAGGCATGCagaaattcttttatttttatcaag ctGACGATGGACAGCATTTGTATCTTCACGCGATGAATGTAAAAATGTTCGAAATGCAATATGGTAGTCTTGAGAATTCACCTCATTTAATAAGAGGAAAACTTTTAGAAAAAGAAAGTGGAAGTCTTACAGAAGATCTAAGACGCAGATTAAGATACTTGTGTCACTTGCCGCTTACTTGCCAATTCGAAGTGGCAGAGATTGAGTTAAAACCACCGATCATTTCAGAAGAGGTTCTTTCTTCATTTCAGG ATCAAATAATGATAAGGCATAAACGCAGACAACAACGAGAACGTGAAGAAAGGAAAAGAGAGAAGAAGAtcacagaagaagaaaataaacgAATGGGAAGATATCCAACACCTATTGTTCACATCGATTCACAACAACATTTTCCCGAATGGCAACCTGAATTATTGTTTGCAGA aGAAAGCGTACCATCACCACCAGAATCTACAGCAACCTCGAGCATGGCCAGCAGTCCATCTTTGAGCACGTTTGATGAAATTGTTGAAAAGACAAAGGCAGCTGTCAACACCACTCATGAACAGGGACCATCGTTCGCAGAGATGTTGAGAAATACTGGTACACGTGTAAAGTCGCAAATCGCATGGCCGTCTATTAATTCTTCACATGGAAAAGCTCATTCAAATATGGCCGTTCAGTCTTCATCAAGAGATACCGATGAAGATCTTTACGTTTCGGTACCGTCATATAGCCAGAATTTCGGGGATGCCTTAGCGGCTGCTTTAGAACAAACAAAGCTGTCAG GAGCAAAGAAAGAGGGAGGTGGAAAGAAGAAGACGAAGGGAAAATCAACCGTACTGTTCGCAACTACTATGGCACATTCATCTTAA